A section of the Gloeobacter violaceus PCC 7421 genome encodes:
- a CDS encoding ferric reductase-like transmembrane domain-containing protein: MPDRPSPPTQDQQAPSAESRGPTDGRKVTWLLAGAFLVCIGASFFQASDHLIQQRLSEVEGHLALVGLALTLTARPLNRFLPGLLQERRYLGLLTFAFSVLHTWSQIEHVLGGSLDGMFFLPRDMQFGVELGIFALLAMLPLALTSTDWAVRTLKGAWKGLHQGVFFAAFLIVLHTLGTGVHYPLVAQTPLTFAFGLALLGGVLWVWRLRSRADNSGKAEP; the protein is encoded by the coding sequence ATGCCGGATCGACCCAGCCCGCCCACCCAGGATCAACAGGCTCCCAGCGCCGAAAGCCGCGGCCCCACCGACGGCCGCAAGGTCACATGGCTGCTTGCGGGGGCGTTTTTGGTGTGCATCGGGGCCAGTTTTTTTCAGGCGAGCGATCACCTTATCCAGCAACGGCTCAGCGAGGTAGAAGGGCATCTGGCATTGGTGGGTCTTGCGCTCACCCTCACCGCGCGGCCGTTGAACCGCTTTTTGCCGGGGCTGTTGCAGGAGCGGCGCTATTTGGGGCTGCTCACCTTCGCTTTCTCGGTGTTGCACACCTGGTCGCAAATCGAGCACGTATTGGGCGGCAGCCTGGACGGGATGTTCTTTTTGCCGCGGGACATGCAATTTGGGGTCGAGCTGGGCATCTTTGCGCTGCTGGCGATGCTGCCCCTGGCGCTCACCAGTACCGATTGGGCGGTGCGCACGTTAAAAGGCGCCTGGAAGGGTCTGCACCAAGGGGTTTTCTTTGCCGCGTTTTTGATCGTGTTACATACGCTCGGTACCGGGGTGCACTACCCGCTGGTGGCCCAGACGCCCCTCACTTTCGCCTTTGGCCTGGCGCTTCTAGGCGGAGTGCTCTGGGTGTGGCGGCTGCGCAGCCGGGCGGACAACTCCGGCAAGGCTGAGCCGTAG
- a CDS encoding pentapeptide repeat-containing protein, which translates to MFEPAPKLENPLRLEVRSLRRAHLAGARLKNAGINSCDLTAADLTGADLRGAKVGVAWQRLLFVVFAAAAGAQVGVALAQQAGLWSAAVLGALVGFDIFWAGGLSDDLPERVFAPGDERRYRCEEPDGPAGLGLRVPLVLAGVALLQVALLLGWAPADQSVPRVAALAAGVAAVALLAFAYRRCWIFKTVLKNADFSDADLSGARLAHIDLRGARLVRAFAREANLQGADLRGADLELADLVGADLRDAKLEGTNLEGAWMPDGRTFSGSLADHVLYPEQADKPDSD; encoded by the coding sequence GTGTTCGAGCCCGCGCCGAAGCTGGAAAATCCGCTGCGCCTGGAGGTGCGCTCTTTGCGAAGAGCGCACCTGGCTGGGGCGCGGCTCAAAAACGCCGGCATCAACAGCTGCGATCTCACCGCTGCGGATCTGACGGGGGCGGACTTGCGCGGCGCCAAAGTCGGGGTCGCCTGGCAGCGGCTTTTGTTTGTCGTCTTTGCGGCGGCGGCCGGGGCGCAGGTGGGCGTCGCCCTCGCCCAGCAGGCCGGGCTGTGGTCGGCGGCGGTTCTGGGGGCGCTGGTGGGATTCGACATCTTCTGGGCGGGGGGGCTATCCGACGATTTACCCGAGCGGGTTTTTGCGCCGGGCGACGAGCGGCGCTACCGCTGCGAAGAACCGGACGGCCCGGCAGGACTCGGCCTCAGGGTGCCGCTGGTGCTGGCCGGGGTGGCGCTGTTGCAGGTGGCGCTGCTGTTGGGATGGGCTCCGGCGGACCAGAGCGTGCCGAGAGTCGCCGCCCTGGCGGCCGGGGTGGCGGCCGTCGCTTTGCTGGCCTTTGCCTACCGGCGCTGCTGGATCTTCAAGACGGTCCTCAAGAACGCCGATTTTTCAGACGCCGACTTGAGCGGTGCACGTCTTGCCCATATCGACCTGCGCGGTGCCCGGCTGGTGCGCGCTTTCGCCCGTGAAGCGAATCTGCAGGGGGCGGATCTGCGCGGAGCGGACCTCGAACTGGCCGACCTGGTCGGGGCGGATCTGCGCGATGCGAAGCTTGAGGGCACCAATCTGGAGGGGGCGTGGATGCCCGACGGCCGCACTTTCAGCGGCAGTTTGGCCGATCATGTCCTCTATCCCGAGCAGGCGGATAAGCCGGATAGCGACTGA
- the gloA gene encoding lactoylglutathione lyase produces the protein MRILHTMLRVRDLEASKAFYCDVLGMKLLRQKDYPDGKFTLAFVGYGSEADSAVIELTHNWERDHYDLGDAFGHIALGVEDIYRTCSELTARGGKVVRQPGPMQHGSTVIAFLEDPDGYKIELIQKSASPQTAEEVAMARAGNS, from the coding sequence GTGCGGATTCTTCACACGATGCTGCGGGTGCGCGATCTGGAGGCTTCCAAGGCTTTCTACTGCGATGTATTGGGCATGAAACTGCTGCGCCAAAAAGACTACCCCGACGGCAAATTTACCCTCGCCTTCGTGGGCTACGGCAGCGAGGCGGACAGCGCGGTGATCGAACTGACCCACAACTGGGAGCGCGACCATTACGACCTGGGCGACGCCTTCGGCCACATCGCCCTCGGTGTCGAGGACATTTACCGGACCTGCAGCGAACTGACCGCCCGGGGCGGCAAAGTCGTGCGCCAACCCGGCCCGATGCAGCACGGCAGCACGGTGATTGCATTTCTGGAAGATCCCGACGGCTACAAGATCGAACTCATCCAGAAAAGTGCATCGCCGCAGACTGCAGAAGAGGTCGCAATGGCCAGAGCCGGCAATTCTTGA
- a CDS encoding chemotaxis protein CheB: MDVGREPEQQQPGDLDLFAVVGIGASAGGLEAFTQLLSHLPNHTGMAFVLVQHLDPSHRSLLAELLSRTTQLPVVEVHDGMTLEADRVYVIPPNTQMTLARGALQLAPREKVQGRYMPIDAFFRSLAQERGSRAIGVVLSGSDGDGALGLEAIKAAGGITFAQCEASAQFSDMPHRAAATGVDFILPPQAIAEELVKISAHPYVIPARSNMPADEEALPSVFALLQAATGADFTYYKRTTLLRRLRRRMVLHKLERLVDYVRHLQDNPGEVQTLYEEILISVTSFFRDPDVFAALQEKVFAGICQGKAAGSPIRVWVPGCATGEEVYSIAITLLEWLGPQAHETPIQIFGTDISEAAVEKARLGIYKEEAVANVSPGRLRQFFVQVAAGYQIGKSVRELCVFARQNLSSDPPFSNMDLISCRNVLIYLEPTLQKRVLPIFHYSLKPTGFLVLGSSESTGEFTDLFAVVDKKHKIYTRTAAPSRLSFDFVTGDYRLARARRGGLTGEATWAGLNIQQQADRIVLNRYAPAGVLTNDRLEILQFRGETGAYLRPAPGEPSFNLLKMARPGLLPELHTAIYQAKSQEGAVEKAGLRVEGNDGPRHIRIVVIAFKVPPADERYFLVLFETMDPVMPAAPEARHRHDSDQRIDPEPEISRLRQELTIVRQELVHTQAYLQSIIEEQEATNQSLTTANEEILSSNEELQSTNEELQTAKEEIQSANEELRTTNEELQSRNLEARQVNNDLLNLLSNVNIPILMLTNDLRIRRFTPAAQRLFNLIATDVGRSLSDIRLNFHAPDLEESLLEVIDTLSPKEREVQDLEGYWYLLRIRPYRTVDHQIDGVVLALVDIDALKNSAQLLEAARIYAESIVETVRGPLLVLDSDLRVRTANRAFYQTFQTVPAQTEGQRLFELAGGQWDIPRLRLMLENLLLHNAQLLDYEVEHDFENVGRRVMLLNAQEILAPEQDRLILLALEDITEQKRTQQSQQMALQKEYELNELKSRLIAMTSHEFRTPLSTIILSTQLLSSDSPHQSAQKRLKQQQRIERAIEQMTDLLDGILSIGQAEIDQVQIRRVPLDLESFCRQLVEEMQAAPGGAHRPAFESAGQCRGANLDAVMLRQILSNLLTNALKYSAPDSTVRLQLACRDGQAVFTVVDEGIGIAVEDQERLFEPFYRGRNVANIPGSGLGLAIVRRLVELLKGRLAFESRPQQGTTFTVALPLEEPADD, translated from the coding sequence GTGGACGTGGGCCGAGAACCTGAGCAACAGCAGCCTGGCGACCTTGATCTGTTTGCGGTGGTCGGGATCGGTGCGTCTGCCGGGGGATTGGAAGCTTTCACCCAGTTGCTGAGCCACCTGCCAAACCATACGGGCATGGCGTTTGTGCTGGTTCAGCACCTGGATCCGAGCCATCGCAGCCTGCTTGCTGAATTGCTGTCGAGGACGACCCAGCTGCCGGTGGTCGAGGTGCACGATGGGATGACCCTGGAAGCGGATCGCGTCTATGTGATTCCGCCCAATACCCAGATGACCCTGGCGCGCGGGGCGCTGCAACTGGCACCCCGCGAGAAGGTCCAGGGCCGGTACATGCCGATCGACGCTTTTTTCCGTTCGCTGGCACAGGAGCGGGGCAGCCGGGCGATCGGTGTTGTGCTCTCAGGAAGCGATGGCGACGGTGCCCTGGGATTGGAGGCGATCAAGGCGGCCGGCGGGATTACCTTTGCCCAGTGCGAGGCATCGGCACAGTTCAGCGACATGCCCCACAGGGCTGCGGCGACCGGTGTCGACTTCATCCTGCCCCCGCAGGCGATTGCCGAGGAACTGGTCAAAATCAGCGCTCATCCTTACGTGATCCCGGCCCGATCAAACATGCCGGCGGACGAGGAGGCGCTGCCCTCCGTCTTCGCGCTGCTGCAGGCCGCCACGGGAGCCGACTTTACGTACTACAAGCGCACCACTTTGCTGCGGCGGCTGCGGCGGCGGATGGTTCTGCACAAGCTGGAGCGCCTGGTGGACTACGTTCGTCACCTGCAGGACAACCCCGGCGAGGTGCAGACGCTGTACGAGGAGATCCTGATTTCGGTCACCAGTTTCTTTCGAGATCCCGATGTCTTCGCAGCGCTGCAGGAAAAAGTCTTTGCGGGCATCTGCCAGGGCAAGGCGGCCGGTTCGCCCATCCGGGTCTGGGTGCCAGGCTGTGCCACTGGTGAAGAAGTCTATTCGATCGCCATCACCTTGCTGGAATGGCTGGGACCGCAAGCGCACGAGACCCCCATCCAGATCTTCGGCACCGACATCAGCGAAGCTGCCGTCGAAAAGGCCCGACTCGGTATCTACAAAGAAGAGGCGGTCGCGAATGTCTCACCTGGCCGCCTTCGACAATTCTTTGTGCAGGTGGCGGCCGGCTATCAGATCGGCAAGTCGGTGCGCGAGCTGTGCGTCTTCGCGAGACAAAACCTGAGCAGCGATCCACCCTTCTCCAACATGGATCTGATCAGCTGCCGCAACGTGCTGATTTATTTGGAACCGACTCTGCAAAAGCGGGTGCTGCCGATTTTTCACTACAGCCTCAAGCCCACGGGCTTCCTGGTGCTGGGTAGCTCGGAGAGCACAGGAGAATTCACAGACCTGTTTGCCGTGGTGGACAAAAAGCACAAGATCTACACCAGAACGGCGGCTCCCAGCCGCTTGAGCTTTGACTTCGTCACCGGCGACTATCGCCTCGCCCGGGCGAGGCGCGGTGGGCTGACCGGCGAGGCCACCTGGGCCGGTTTGAATATCCAGCAACAAGCCGACCGGATCGTCTTGAACCGCTATGCCCCGGCCGGGGTGCTGACGAACGACCGGCTCGAAATCCTGCAATTTCGCGGAGAGACCGGTGCCTACTTGCGCCCCGCCCCGGGCGAGCCGAGTTTCAACTTGCTGAAGATGGCCCGGCCCGGCTTGCTGCCGGAACTGCACACGGCCATCTACCAGGCGAAAAGCCAGGAAGGTGCGGTCGAGAAAGCGGGTTTACGGGTCGAAGGCAACGACGGACCGAGGCACATTCGTATCGTAGTGATCGCTTTTAAGGTTCCCCCGGCCGACGAGCGCTATTTTCTGGTGCTGTTCGAAACGATGGACCCGGTCATGCCTGCCGCACCGGAAGCCCGCCATCGGCACGACAGTGACCAGAGGATCGATCCGGAGCCTGAAATCAGCCGGCTCCGGCAGGAGCTGACGATCGTCAGGCAGGAGTTGGTCCACACCCAGGCCTATCTGCAATCGATCATCGAAGAACAGGAGGCCACCAACCAGTCCCTGACGACGGCCAACGAGGAGATCCTTTCGAGCAACGAGGAGTTGCAGAGCACCAACGAGGAACTGCAAACCGCCAAAGAAGAGATCCAGTCGGCCAACGAAGAATTGCGCACGACCAACGAGGAACTGCAAAGCCGCAATCTCGAAGCCCGTCAAGTCAACAACGACCTGCTGAATCTGCTCAGCAACGTCAACATTCCGATTTTGATGCTGACCAACGACCTGCGCATCCGTCGCTTCACCCCGGCGGCCCAGAGACTTTTCAACTTGATCGCGACCGACGTCGGGCGATCGCTCAGCGACATCCGGCTCAACTTCCACGCCCCCGATCTGGAGGAGTCGCTGCTGGAGGTGATCGACACCCTCAGCCCCAAAGAACGGGAGGTTCAGGATCTCGAAGGGTACTGGTATCTTTTGCGCATCCGGCCCTACCGGACGGTCGACCATCAGATCGATGGGGTGGTGCTGGCGCTGGTGGATATTGACGCCCTCAAAAACAGCGCGCAGTTGCTCGAAGCGGCCCGGATTTACGCCGAGAGCATCGTCGAGACGGTGCGGGGACCGCTGTTGGTGCTCGATTCCGACCTGCGGGTAAGAACGGCGAACCGGGCTTTTTATCAAACTTTCCAGACAGTACCGGCGCAGACGGAGGGGCAACGGCTCTTTGAGCTGGCGGGTGGTCAGTGGGACATCCCGCGGCTGCGCCTGATGCTCGAGAACCTGCTGCTCCACAATGCCCAACTCCTCGATTACGAGGTGGAGCATGACTTTGAGAACGTCGGCCGTCGGGTCATGCTGCTCAATGCCCAGGAGATTTTGGCGCCTGAGCAGGACCGCTTGATCTTGTTGGCCCTCGAAGACATCACCGAGCAAAAGCGGACGCAGCAGAGTCAACAGATGGCCCTGCAGAAGGAGTACGAACTCAACGAACTAAAATCGCGCTTGATTGCGATGACTTCCCACGAATTTCGCACGCCCCTCAGCACGATCATCCTCTCGACCCAACTGCTTTCCAGTGACAGTCCCCACCAATCTGCCCAGAAGCGGCTCAAGCAACAGCAGCGCATCGAGCGGGCCATCGAGCAGATGACCGACCTGCTGGACGGCATCTTGAGTATCGGCCAGGCCGAAATCGACCAAGTGCAGATCCGGCGGGTGCCGCTCGATCTCGAAAGTTTCTGCCGTCAACTCGTCGAGGAAATGCAGGCGGCGCCGGGCGGCGCCCACCGGCCCGCTTTTGAGAGCGCCGGACAGTGCCGGGGCGCCAACCTGGATGCCGTCATGCTCCGACAGATCCTCAGCAACCTGCTCACCAACGCGCTCAAGTATTCCGCACCGGACAGCACAGTCCGTCTGCAGCTCGCCTGCCGGGATGGGCAGGCCGTCTTCACGGTCGTCGATGAGGGCATCGGCATCGCTGTCGAGGATCAAGAACGGCTGTTCGAGCCCTTCTACCGGGGGCGCAATGTCGCCAACATTCCCGGCTCCGGCCTCGGTCTTGCCATCGTCAGGAGGCTGGTCGAGCTGTTAAAGGGGCGGCTCGCCTTCGAAAGCCGTCCCCAGCAAGGAACCACGTTCACCGTTGCCCTGCCCCTCGAGGAGCCGGCCGATGACTGA
- a CDS encoding response regulator — translation MTDILVIEDDALVRESVLEVLEAQGFRAIGAQNGQVGLRLAEEHLPDLILCDILMPGLDGYAVLAALSDNPLTQGIPFVFLTARVAKLNWRQAMAMGADDYLPKPFTAEELLETVAIRLKKHALLRSLPDTFNTKKPAAPPQHSISHFAPNQGIPLHPDSFWQVHHGLVKLSAALVEGEPVVVGWAVAPMLFGTDAVESEVYYQASAVGRVELAKFSAQEVAASPHMAQALLSRLYQSNALLAVCGQRRADDRLRGLLLLLKREVGEPCRGGTRLRVRFTHQDLANTIGTARATVTLLLNRFKQCGWIAVESDRRLCISDALPH, via the coding sequence ATGACTGACATTCTCGTGATCGAAGATGATGCCCTCGTCCGGGAGAGCGTCCTGGAAGTGCTCGAAGCCCAGGGCTTTCGGGCCATCGGCGCCCAGAACGGACAGGTGGGCCTTCGCCTCGCCGAGGAGCACCTGCCGGACTTGATCCTCTGCGATATCCTGATGCCCGGCCTCGACGGCTACGCGGTGCTGGCCGCGCTGTCGGACAATCCGCTCACCCAGGGGATTCCCTTTGTTTTTCTGACGGCGAGGGTGGCGAAGCTGAATTGGCGGCAGGCGATGGCCATGGGTGCCGACGATTATCTGCCCAAGCCCTTTACTGCCGAGGAGTTGCTGGAGACTGTCGCCATCCGGCTCAAAAAGCACGCGCTGCTTCGCTCCCTCCCAGATACTTTCAACACAAAAAAACCGGCGGCCCCACCGCAGCATTCCATCTCCCATTTTGCTCCCAACCAGGGCATTCCCCTGCACCCGGACAGTTTCTGGCAGGTACACCACGGCCTGGTGAAGCTCAGCGCCGCCCTCGTCGAGGGTGAGCCGGTGGTGGTGGGCTGGGCCGTTGCGCCGATGCTCTTCGGGACCGATGCGGTCGAATCGGAGGTGTATTACCAGGCCTCAGCCGTGGGCCGGGTCGAACTTGCAAAATTCTCGGCCCAGGAGGTGGCCGCATCGCCCCATATGGCCCAAGCCCTGCTCTCCCGCCTGTATCAGAGCAATGCCTTGCTGGCTGTCTGTGGCCAACGGCGGGCCGATGACCGGCTGCGGGGGTTGTTGCTGCTGCTCAAACGGGAGGTGGGGGAGCCCTGCAGGGGGGGCACGCGGCTGCGGGTCCGCTTCACCCACCAGGACCTGGCCAATACGATCGGAACGGCCCGCGCCACGGTCACCTTATTGCTGAACCGGTTCAAACAATGCGGCTGGATTGCCGTCGAGAGCGATCGCCGCCTGTGCATCTCGGATGCGCTCCCGCACTGA
- a CDS encoding DUF1816 domain-containing protein yields MYGQTSNTSDARDGDWWLEVTTDEPFLYAFGPFDSPEEAAQSVGRYVPDLTSEGWQVVRQKVLRQEHLSDQLPPRFKGVLLQAALFRGWKCRGARRRQATRGLK; encoded by the coding sequence ATGTACGGACAGACAAGCAATACGTCGGACGCCCGGGATGGCGATTGGTGGTTGGAAGTGACCACAGACGAGCCCTTCTTGTACGCATTCGGTCCCTTTGACAGTCCGGAAGAAGCTGCGCAATCCGTCGGCAGGTACGTCCCCGACCTTACGTCCGAGGGGTGGCAGGTGGTGCGCCAGAAGGTGCTCCGGCAAGAACATCTCTCCGACCAGTTGCCTCCCAGATTCAAGGGTGTACTGCTTCAGGCGGCCCTTTTCAGAGGCTGGAAATGCCGTGGCGCAAGAAGACGACAAGCGACACGAGGTTTAAAATAA
- a CDS encoding tetratricopeptide repeat protein — MVTNVVRALRQGAWIAGFVAVGQLASMAAVSADPVQLRLQPQRPTAAVNPIDFGANRYILTDEAFAQAVSEYLQGRPDRAVVQFGEAVRLDPKDGPAFNNRANARTALGDSQGALADYDRAVELDPGYAFIYFNRGITKSGLGDRQGALADYDQALEIDPLNVFAYNNRGILRYKLGDRAGSLTDFDRALRLDPTYAFAYHNRGIVRSKLGDSRGAEADSQKAAELMGKSPRRRSA; from the coding sequence ATGGTTACGAACGTTGTGCGGGCGCTGAGGCAGGGTGCTTGGATCGCCGGTTTCGTTGCCGTTGGGCAGTTGGCGTCGATGGCTGCCGTTTCTGCCGATCCGGTTCAACTGCGGTTGCAGCCGCAGCGGCCGACGGCGGCGGTCAACCCGATCGATTTCGGAGCCAACCGCTATATCCTGACCGACGAGGCATTCGCTCAGGCAGTAAGCGAGTATCTGCAGGGCCGGCCCGATCGGGCAGTGGTGCAATTTGGCGAAGCGGTGCGGCTCGATCCGAAGGACGGACCGGCCTTCAACAACCGGGCCAACGCCCGCACGGCCCTGGGCGATTCCCAGGGGGCGCTCGCCGACTACGACCGGGCGGTGGAACTGGACCCAGGCTACGCATTTATCTACTTCAACCGGGGAATCACGAAGAGCGGTCTTGGAGATCGGCAGGGGGCGCTCGCCGACTACGATCAGGCCCTCGAGATCGATCCGCTCAACGTGTTTGCCTACAACAACCGGGGCATTCTCCGCTATAAACTCGGCGACCGCGCCGGGTCGCTCACCGACTTCGACCGGGCGCTCAGGCTCGATCCCACCTACGCTTTTGCCTACCACAACCGCGGTATCGTGCGCTCCAAGTTGGGCGACAGTCGCGGGGCGGAGGCCGATTCACAAAAGGCGGCGGAACTCATGGGCAAGTCGCCGCGCCGGCGGTCGGCCTGA
- a CDS encoding zf-TFIIB domain-containing protein, whose translation MKCPRCTDNELKTVKSDDIEVDQCPNCLGIWFDVSEMTALVAKQNLEGIKLSGRPGGRRTIVPLNCPRDGTLLDMVNDVKAADVQMDVCPTCGGRWLDGGELDRLREKGLLANLKNFFVTYILPD comes from the coding sequence ATGAAATGTCCCCGCTGCACTGACAATGAACTGAAGACGGTCAAATCCGACGACATCGAAGTCGATCAGTGCCCCAACTGCCTCGGTATCTGGTTCGATGTGAGCGAAATGACCGCCCTGGTAGCAAAACAAAACCTGGAGGGGATCAAGCTCAGCGGCAGACCGGGCGGCAGGCGGACGATCGTGCCGCTCAATTGCCCACGCGACGGCACCCTGTTGGACATGGTCAACGACGTGAAGGCGGCGGACGTACAGATGGACGTCTGCCCCACCTGCGGCGGGCGCTGGCTCGACGGCGGCGAACTCGACCGTCTGCGCGAAAAGGGCTTGCTTGCCAACCTCAAGAACTTTTTTGTGACCTACATCCTGCCGGATTGA
- the truA gene encoding tRNA pseudouridine(38-40) synthase TruA, which translates to MSVDAVGGAVEGAPARLALRVQYLGGHFFGWQWQPGQRTVQQCLEEATERIARHPVRYHAAGRTDTGVHASGQVVHFDTHKKLAPETWVRGLNSLLPDDIAVRAAAYVSDHWHARFTALWREYRYCIHNSTVPDLFVRAQSWYYPYCPLDSEAVAAALATLPGHHDFRAFRRAGSSRPHSLVHVYTAECTREGEQIAIRVRANSFLYGMMRLLIGALAEVGSGRWSVERFAGLWQAGNREQVKYAAPPQGLCLVGVGYPDDPFKTNGIGFARCHTGQEKPEARLGNGDLESREERPPHEMSPLH; encoded by the coding sequence ATGTCCGTGGATGCGGTGGGCGGCGCCGTAGAAGGCGCACCGGCGCGCCTTGCCCTCCGGGTGCAGTACCTGGGGGGACATTTTTTTGGCTGGCAATGGCAGCCGGGTCAGCGCACAGTGCAGCAGTGTTTGGAGGAAGCGACCGAGCGCATCGCCCGCCATCCGGTGCGCTACCACGCGGCGGGGCGCACCGACACCGGTGTGCACGCGAGCGGCCAGGTCGTCCACTTTGATACCCACAAAAAGCTGGCCCCCGAGACCTGGGTGCGCGGTCTCAACAGCTTGCTTCCCGACGACATCGCCGTGCGCGCGGCGGCCTACGTGAGCGACCACTGGCACGCGCGCTTCACCGCGCTGTGGCGTGAGTACCGCTACTGCATCCACAACAGCACCGTGCCCGACCTATTCGTGCGCGCCCAGAGCTGGTACTACCCCTATTGCCCCCTCGACAGCGAAGCGGTGGCGGCAGCCCTGGCCACTTTGCCGGGCCACCACGATTTTCGGGCGTTTCGCCGCGCCGGCTCCAGCCGCCCCCACTCCCTGGTCCATGTCTATACAGCCGAGTGTACCCGCGAGGGGGAGCAAATCGCGATTCGGGTGCGGGCCAACAGTTTTCTGTACGGGATGATGCGCCTGTTGATTGGAGCACTGGCCGAGGTGGGGTCGGGGCGCTGGAGTGTGGAGCGCTTCGCCGGTCTGTGGCAGGCCGGCAACCGCGAACAAGTCAAGTACGCCGCCCCACCCCAGGGACTGTGTCTGGTGGGGGTGGGCTACCCGGACGATCCGTTCAAGACGAACGGAATCGGTTTTGCCCGATGTCATACTGGGCAGGAAAAGCCAGAAGCTAGACTGGGAAATGGCGATTTGGAATCTCGAGAGGAGCGACCGCCCCATGAAATGTCCCCGCTGCACTGA
- the rplQ gene encoding 50S ribosomal protein L17 — protein sequence MRHRCRVPKLGRPADQRDALIRTLTTELLRHGRISTTLARAKVIRSEADRMITLAKDGSLAARRQASGFLYDPELVQSVFAAAQERYGSRRGGYTRILRTVARRGDNSPMAIIELV from the coding sequence ATGAGACACCGCTGCCGCGTACCGAAACTGGGTCGCCCCGCCGACCAGCGCGACGCCCTTATCCGCACCCTCACCACCGAACTGCTGCGCCACGGTCGCATCAGCACTACCCTGGCGCGCGCCAAGGTCATCCGCTCCGAGGCCGATCGGATGATCACCCTCGCCAAGGACGGCTCCCTGGCCGCCCGCCGCCAGGCGAGCGGATTTTTGTACGACCCTGAACTGGTCCAATCGGTCTTCGCCGCCGCCCAGGAGCGCTACGGTAGCCGCCGCGGCGGTTACACCCGCATCCTGCGCACGGTGGCCCGCCGCGGCGACAACTCCCCGATGGCGATTATCGAACTGGTCTGA
- a CDS encoding DNA-directed RNA polymerase subunit alpha: protein MAQYTIECVETRTEADNGQYGKFVLEPLERGQGTTLGNALRRVLLSNLEGTAVTAVRITGVNHEFATMKGIREDVLDILLNMKELVLRSYTSDIQIGRLAVQGPKRVTAADLELPTEVQVVHPRHYIATLAEDGQLEMEFQIERGKGYRAIERGSEDGAAIDYLSIDAIFMPVRKVNWTVESERSAANVEQDRLTLEIWTSGSLSPQEALSQAAKILVDQLRPLQEITFEPPAEPQRSAPNTVGQVPIEELQLSVRAYNCLKRAQINTVADLLEYTEEDLLEIKNFGQKSAEEVIEALQDKMGLSLPKDKPARS from the coding sequence ATGGCGCAATACACCATTGAGTGCGTAGAAACGCGGACCGAGGCCGACAACGGCCAGTACGGCAAATTTGTGCTCGAACCGCTCGAGCGGGGCCAGGGCACCACCCTGGGCAACGCCCTCCGGCGTGTGCTGCTGTCGAACCTCGAAGGCACGGCGGTGACGGCCGTGCGCATCACCGGGGTCAACCACGAATTTGCCACTATGAAGGGCATCCGCGAAGATGTCCTCGATATCCTGCTCAACATGAAGGAACTGGTGCTGCGCTCCTACACCAGCGACATCCAGATCGGCCGACTGGCGGTGCAGGGTCCCAAGCGCGTCACCGCTGCCGATCTTGAACTGCCCACCGAGGTGCAGGTGGTGCACCCGCGCCACTACATCGCCACCCTCGCCGAAGACGGCCAGTTGGAGATGGAGTTTCAGATCGAGCGGGGCAAGGGTTACCGCGCCATCGAGCGCGGCAGCGAGGACGGGGCCGCCATCGACTACCTGTCGATCGACGCGATCTTCATGCCCGTGCGCAAGGTGAACTGGACGGTCGAGAGTGAGCGCTCCGCCGCCAATGTCGAGCAGGACCGCCTCACCCTCGAAATCTGGACCAGCGGCTCGCTCTCTCCCCAAGAAGCGCTCTCCCAGGCAGCCAAGATCTTGGTCGACCAGCTTCGGCCCCTGCAGGAGATTACCTTCGAGCCCCCGGCCGAACCGCAGCGCAGCGCCCCGAACACCGTGGGCCAGGTGCCTATCGAGGAGTTGCAGCTGTCGGTGCGTGCCTACAATTGCCTGAAGCGCGCCCAAATCAATACGGTTGCCGACTTGCTCGAATACACCGAAGAAGACCTGCTTGAGATCAAAAACTTCGGCCAGAAGTCCGCCGAAGAGGTGATCGAAGCCCTGCAGGATAAGATGGGCCTCAGCCTTCCCAAAGACAAACCGGCCAGGAGTTAG